A stretch of Mobula birostris isolate sMobBir1 chromosome 2, sMobBir1.hap1, whole genome shotgun sequence DNA encodes these proteins:
- the pmvk gene encoding phosphomevalonate kinase isoform X2 has protein sequence MICWGEEQRVRDPGYFCRLIVRDVKSPVWIISDARRHSDLEWFRTHYGSTVQAVRVVASQETRQQRGWTFTAGVDDRESECGLDNGVHWDWVLNNDGTSQELETQLQPLLEFIRNRLAQAGH, from the exons ATGATCTGCTGGGGAGAGGAGCAGCGCGTTCGAGACCCAGGGTACTTCTGTCGCTTAATTGTAAGGGACGTGAAGTCGCCTGTCTGG ATCATCAGTGATGCCCGCCGGCACTCGGACCTGGAGTGGTTCCGGACACACTACGGCAGCACTGTGCAGGCGGTGCGAGTGGTGGCCTCGCAAGAGACACGACAACAGAGGGGCTGGACATTCACCGCGG GTGTGGATGACCGGGAATCGGAGTGTGGACTGGACAATGGGGTCCACTGGGACTGGGTCCTGAACAACGACGGGACGTCCCAGGAGCTGGAGACGCAGCTACAGCCTCTGCTGGAGTTTATCCGAAACCGTCTGGCCCAGGCAGGGCACTGA